Proteins encoded within one genomic window of Haladaptatus sp. QDMS2:
- a CDS encoding DUF368 domain-containing protein, producing MSSSRVPGGELLSVYLKGFFMGAADTVPGVSGGTIALITGIYERLITAITEFDLGVVQNVFRLHTAEGRAAFREDLLRMDVFFLAALGAGILTAIITLSRIVEAALHNYPAFTFAFFFGLIAASAIVLYRHVNVATPGRLAVGVAGFTFAFLISGASSSGGLPNTLPFAFVAGAIAITAMILPGISGSFLLLLMGQYQFMLGTLRAFVDGLINVARGGAIDPVVEPATTVVVFGVGAVVGLLTIAHVIRWALSNYRAATLTFLVSLMVGALRLPAEEVLANGTFDSAVSVATVVVIAVVGGAAVLMLDWYTDDLEYA from the coding sequence ATGAGTAGCTCTCGCGTCCCCGGCGGCGAACTGCTGTCGGTGTACCTGAAAGGCTTCTTCATGGGCGCGGCAGACACGGTTCCCGGCGTCTCTGGTGGTACCATCGCCCTGATTACGGGCATCTACGAACGCCTGATTACCGCCATCACGGAGTTCGACCTCGGCGTGGTGCAGAACGTGTTCCGACTGCACACAGCCGAGGGTCGGGCCGCCTTCCGCGAGGACCTCCTGCGGATGGACGTGTTCTTCCTCGCTGCCCTCGGAGCCGGTATTCTCACCGCCATCATCACGCTCTCGCGTATCGTCGAGGCGGCGCTCCACAACTATCCGGCGTTCACCTTCGCGTTCTTCTTTGGACTCATCGCGGCCTCCGCAATCGTCCTCTACAGGCACGTGAACGTGGCGACCCCGGGCCGACTCGCCGTTGGCGTCGCTGGCTTTACCTTCGCCTTCCTCATCTCAGGAGCATCGTCGAGCGGTGGGCTGCCCAACACGCTCCCCTTCGCGTTCGTCGCCGGCGCAATCGCCATCACCGCGATGATTCTGCCCGGCATCTCGGGGTCGTTCCTCCTGTTGCTCATGGGCCAGTACCAGTTCATGCTCGGCACGCTGCGCGCGTTCGTCGACGGCCTCATCAACGTCGCCCGCGGCGGAGCGATTGACCCGGTCGTCGAACCCGCCACGACCGTCGTCGTCTTCGGCGTTGGCGCGGTGGTCGGCCTGCTCACCATCGCCCACGTCATCCGATGGGCGCTGTCCAATTACCGCGCGGCGACGCTCACCTTCCTCGTGAGCCTCATGGTCGGCGCACTCCGCCTGCCCGCAGAAGAGGTACTCGCGAACGGGACGTTCGACTCAGCGGTCTCAGTCGCCACCGTCGTCGTCATCGCCGTCGTCGGCGGGGCCGCGGTGCTCATGCTCGACTGGTACACCGACGACTTAGAATACGCCTGA
- a CDS encoding DCC1-like thiol-disulfide oxidoreductase family protein → MDTPDAVLIYDGECPYCSIAAVALKRLDDIDAISWYDDAAQRFLEAQFGATPFAMVLVDRAEKRVYAGKAAAEELATRAGVPQLAGSLVRDNYETIADLVGRASGRGRDPDDYHERYDLRDDAAAEFSTLAEAADERPAEIDA, encoded by the coding sequence GTGGACACACCTGACGCGGTACTCATCTACGACGGCGAGTGTCCGTACTGTTCGATAGCCGCGGTGGCACTGAAACGTCTCGACGACATCGACGCGATTTCGTGGTACGACGACGCCGCCCAGCGCTTCCTCGAAGCGCAGTTCGGTGCGACACCCTTCGCGATGGTGCTCGTCGACCGAGCGGAAAAGCGAGTGTACGCGGGCAAGGCCGCAGCAGAGGAACTCGCGACGCGCGCCGGCGTCCCGCAACTCGCCGGGAGTCTCGTGCGCGACAACTACGAGACCATCGCTGACCTCGTCGGCCGAGCCAGCGGGCGCGGGCGCGACCCGGACGATTATCACGAACGCTACGACTTACGCGACGACGCGGCCGCAGAATTCTCGACTCTCGCAGAAGCGGCAGACGAGCGGCCGGCAGAGATAGACGCCTAA
- a CDS encoding DUF4330 family protein: MPILDDDGRLFGVVNIIDALVVLLVLAVVAAGAALVLGPDEPASPASNNNTTTTPAANETMTENMTIVYRLENVPRYMIDPIEEGPVPASPSLVTVEEVAILESDNDTVTAELTVETTVTRENELTYYNGNRIYVGKTVTLDFGDVVVKPTVVRFA, from the coding sequence ATGCCTATCCTCGACGACGATGGCCGACTGTTCGGCGTCGTCAACATCATCGACGCGCTGGTCGTGCTCCTCGTGCTCGCGGTGGTCGCCGCCGGAGCCGCGCTCGTCCTCGGCCCAGACGAACCGGCGAGCCCCGCGTCGAACAACAATACGACAACGACACCAGCCGCAAACGAGACGATGACCGAGAACATGACCATCGTCTACCGCCTCGAAAACGTCCCACGATACATGATCGACCCCATCGAGGAAGGTCCGGTTCCGGCCTCGCCATCGCTCGTCACCGTAGAAGAAGTCGCCATTCTCGAATCGGACAACGATACGGTCACCGCGGAGCTGACTGTGGAAACCACGGTCACCCGCGAAAACGAACTGACCTACTACAACGGAAACCGCATCTACGTCGGCAAAACGGTCACCCTCGATTTCGGTGATGTCGTGGTGAAACCGACGGTCGTCCGCTTCGCTTAG